From Synoicihabitans lomoniglobus, the proteins below share one genomic window:
- a CDS encoding UDP-N-acetylmuramoyl-L-alanyl-D-glutamate--2,6-diaminopimelate ligase, producing the protein MAPKLSDYLSEDEVIAVKGSLSRPISGLAIDSRRVVPGNVFFALPGLRTDGAHYVDEAISRGAVAIVAESMPRTVPSKVTYIHAANPRALVATVAQRFNKSPDRDLNVVGITGTNGKTTVAHLVRHFLGGETPVGLLGTISYDLGARTVPSFKTTPEAIDTYGMLAQMRDAGCREAVMEVSSHGIDQQRINGLRFGAAVYTNLTRDHLDYHSSMEEYFEVKSRLFTGEQGPRPVVAVINLDDPYSSQLLARLDRNQAHVTYGENTEAKVRAEDVVFGFKETSFRLIWPQGEMTVSSPLIGRFNLSNVLAAVATAYGMGRDPAAFVGRLDSFAGVPGRMERVEEGQPFNVLVDYAHTDDALRNAVAMLRPVTPGRLLVVFGCGGNRDRAKRAMMVRAVQEQADFVFATADNPRREELSQIFHDMEEGVTDPSKITWIEDRRRAISLALDMAKPGDSLLIAGKGHEPYQEFADTVVPFDDRLVARELIAIKRIAAS; encoded by the coding sequence ATGGCTCCAAAACTCTCCGACTATCTGAGCGAAGACGAGGTGATTGCCGTCAAGGGCAGTCTGTCGCGCCCGATCTCCGGCCTGGCGATCGACAGCCGTCGCGTCGTGCCGGGCAACGTCTTCTTTGCCCTGCCGGGTTTGCGCACCGATGGCGCGCATTACGTGGACGAAGCCATCTCCCGCGGTGCCGTCGCGATCGTGGCGGAATCGATGCCCCGCACCGTGCCCAGCAAGGTTACCTACATCCACGCGGCCAACCCCCGCGCGCTCGTGGCCACCGTGGCGCAGCGATTCAACAAGTCGCCCGATCGCGATCTCAACGTGGTCGGTATCACCGGCACCAATGGCAAGACCACGGTCGCGCATCTCGTGCGTCATTTCCTCGGGGGCGAAACCCCGGTCGGTTTGCTCGGCACGATTTCCTACGACCTCGGGGCCCGCACCGTGCCGTCGTTCAAGACCACGCCCGAGGCGATCGACACTTACGGCATGCTCGCCCAGATGCGGGACGCCGGCTGCCGCGAAGCCGTCATGGAAGTCAGTTCCCACGGCATCGACCAGCAGCGCATCAACGGCCTGCGTTTTGGCGCGGCGGTCTACACCAACCTCACGCGCGACCACCTCGATTATCACTCGTCGATGGAGGAGTATTTTGAAGTCAAATCCCGATTGTTCACCGGGGAGCAGGGACCGCGTCCGGTCGTGGCGGTCATCAATCTGGATGATCCTTATAGTTCCCAGTTGCTCGCACGACTCGACCGCAACCAGGCGCACGTCACCTACGGCGAAAACACCGAAGCCAAGGTGCGGGCGGAAGACGTCGTGTTTGGTTTTAAGGAAACCAGCTTTCGCCTGATCTGGCCGCAGGGCGAGATGACCGTCTCGTCGCCGCTGATCGGTCGGTTCAATCTCTCCAACGTGCTCGCCGCCGTGGCGACCGCCTACGGCATGGGACGCGATCCGGCGGCCTTTGTCGGTCGCCTCGATTCGTTTGCCGGCGTGCCGGGTCGCATGGAACGCGTCGAGGAAGGCCAGCCCTTCAATGTGCTCGTCGACTACGCCCACACCGACGACGCCCTGCGCAACGCGGTGGCGATGCTGCGTCCCGTGACGCCCGGTCGTCTGTTGGTGGTCTTTGGCTGCGGCGGTAATCGCGACCGGGCCAAACGGGCCATGATGGTGCGCGCCGTGCAGGAGCAGGCCGATTTCGTTTTCGCCACGGCGGACAACCCCCGGCGCGAGGAACTTTCCCAGATTTTTCATGACATGGAGGAAGGCGTGACCGACCCGAGCAAGATCACCTGGATCGAGGATCGTCGTCGCGCCATCAGCCTCGCCCTCGATATGGCCAAGCCGGGTGACAGCCTGCTCATCGCGGGCAAGGGCCATGAACCGTATCAGGAATTTGCCGACACGGTGGTTCCTTTCGATGATCGCCTCGTCGCGCGGGAGCTCATCGCCATTAAACGCATCGCCGCCTCCTAG
- the rsmH gene encoding 16S rRNA (cytosine(1402)-N(4))-methyltransferase RsmH, whose protein sequence is MTPGHQPVLLAEVLSLLAPRAGARLLDATFGGGGHTRAILESADDVTVIALDRDPAARERAQPLVTEFGDRFQLIDRDFGQLADLDVGGLDGALFDLGVSSFQLDQSERGFSFRHDAPADMRMDPRSGVPASQWLETATEDMLVRAVRNWGEEKSWRRVVRALIAARGTGQLSRTVSLAEVIAEAIPAAQRRQSKIHPATRTFQGVRIAVNDEIGAIERALPAAFERLNSAGVLAVISFHSLEDRPVKQFFRRQCGQPVGTSDSTPQDLRPKFAEALTRKPLTAGETELATNPRSRSAKLRGLRKF, encoded by the coding sequence ATGACGCCCGGCCACCAACCTGTTCTCCTCGCCGAGGTTTTGTCGCTGCTCGCGCCGCGGGCGGGGGCCCGGCTGCTCGACGCCACGTTTGGCGGCGGCGGACACACGCGTGCCATCTTGGAGAGTGCGGACGATGTCACGGTGATCGCCCTCGACCGCGACCCCGCGGCCCGGGAACGCGCCCAGCCGCTCGTCACCGAATTTGGCGACCGCTTTCAGCTCATTGACCGCGACTTCGGTCAGCTCGCCGATCTCGACGTGGGTGGTCTCGACGGGGCGTTGTTTGACCTGGGCGTCTCCTCTTTTCAACTCGATCAGAGCGAGCGGGGTTTCTCCTTCCGCCATGATGCTCCGGCCGACATGCGGATGGACCCGCGGTCCGGCGTGCCGGCTTCCCAGTGGTTGGAGACGGCCACCGAAGACATGCTGGTGCGGGCGGTGCGCAACTGGGGCGAAGAGAAGAGTTGGCGTCGGGTCGTGCGGGCGCTCATCGCCGCTCGCGGCACCGGACAACTCTCCCGCACGGTTTCGTTGGCGGAGGTGATTGCGGAGGCGATTCCCGCGGCGCAGCGGCGTCAGAGCAAAATCCATCCCGCCACCCGCACCTTCCAAGGGGTGCGCATTGCGGTGAACGACGAGATCGGTGCGATTGAGCGCGCCCTGCCGGCCGCGTTCGAACGGCTCAACTCCGCCGGCGTGCTCGCTGTGATCAGCTTTCACTCCTTGGAGGATCGTCCCGTGAAGCAATTCTTCCGCCGCCAATGCGGCCAGCCGGTCGGCACGTCCGATTCCACGCCGCAGGACCTGCGGCCTAAATTCGCCGAAGCCCTCACGCGCAAGCCGCTCACCGCCGGTGAAACCGAACTCGCCACCAACCCGCGCAGCCGGTCCGCCAAACTCCGCGGCCTGCGCAAATTCTGA
- a CDS encoding MraZ C-terminal domain-containing protein, with product MLPPVEADKLYDKFAEVPLSDVEAQDEISAFMASTQAFKFDSQGRIALVESLFHHAELKGPKEEVVLVGGFNKFNLYSPARWAIAEQKSTPSSQGNVMRRFGI from the coding sequence GTGCTTCCTCCCGTCGAAGCGGATAAACTCTACGACAAGTTCGCCGAGGTGCCCCTTTCCGATGTCGAAGCCCAGGATGAGATCAGTGCCTTCATGGCCAGCACTCAGGCCTTCAAGTTTGATAGCCAGGGACGTATCGCCCTCGTCGAATCACTCTTCCACCACGCGGAACTGAAAGGTCCGAAGGAGGAAGTCGTGCTCGTGGGAGGCTTTAATAAATTCAACCTCTACAGCCCGGCACGCTGGGCGATCGCCGAGCAAAAATCGACGCCGTCCAGTCAGGGCAACGTCATGCGGCGGTTCGGGATCTGA
- a CDS encoding DUF971 domain-containing protein, whose product MDAPTNIQLVGTEVAIAWSDGAETYFQSEMLRAASPSAENVGERDILGNQYGGDGATKFPGVLVEGWEIVGNYAVRFDFSDGHRTGLYSFGYLRDLARKGE is encoded by the coding sequence ATGGACGCACCAACCAACATCCAGCTTGTGGGCACCGAGGTCGCGATCGCGTGGAGCGACGGGGCTGAAACCTATTTCCAATCGGAAATGTTGCGGGCCGCTTCACCCAGTGCCGAAAACGTCGGTGAGCGCGATATTCTGGGGAATCAATACGGCGGCGACGGCGCGACGAAGTTTCCCGGGGTCCTGGTGGAAGGCTGGGAAATCGTCGGCAACTACGCGGTGCGATTCGATTTCAGCGACGGTCACCGCACGGGACTGTATAGCTTCGGCTACCTGCGCGACCTCGCCCGCAAGGGGGAGTGA
- a CDS encoding PP2C family protein-serine/threonine phosphatase: MPTPALSQLVLEYAGATDVGLRRANNEDAWWAGPLSSFASDLISKGSGRLELDAGAWLGVSDGLGGANAGEVASRIAVQETQGLIADSRAEGHPIKIAHDALLKSNKAILRASCSNPQWGGMGATLSFLWIEGVRVVVGQVGDSRIYRLRDDWLEELSVDHSPVGRLRQGGQLSETDARAHPGRHVIDQCLGGGDAGLAPDCDLTTIRAGDALLICSDGLNDGVQDAEIAGFLGAVSRGEMTLESAADGLVQRANHLSGRDNVTVIVARCVALDAK, translated from the coding sequence ATGCCCACGCCAGCCCTTTCGCAACTCGTTCTCGAATACGCCGGAGCCACCGATGTCGGTTTGCGTCGCGCCAACAACGAGGATGCCTGGTGGGCGGGCCCCCTCAGTTCGTTTGCCTCGGATTTGATTAGCAAGGGTAGTGGACGTTTGGAACTCGACGCCGGCGCATGGTTGGGCGTGAGCGATGGACTCGGCGGCGCGAATGCGGGGGAAGTCGCCAGCCGCATTGCCGTGCAGGAAACACAGGGCCTCATCGCCGACTCCCGTGCCGAAGGGCACCCGATCAAGATCGCGCATGACGCCTTGCTCAAATCCAACAAAGCGATCCTGCGCGCCTCGTGCTCCAACCCGCAGTGGGGCGGAATGGGGGCGACCTTGTCGTTTTTGTGGATCGAAGGTGTGCGCGTGGTGGTGGGACAAGTGGGCGACAGCCGGATCTATCGCCTGCGCGACGATTGGCTGGAGGAACTCAGCGTCGATCACTCTCCCGTGGGTCGTTTGCGCCAGGGAGGGCAATTGTCCGAAACCGACGCCCGCGCTCATCCGGGCCGACATGTCATCGATCAATGCCTCGGCGGCGGCGATGCCGGACTGGCGCCCGATTGCGACCTGACCACGATCCGGGCGGGGGACGCTCTGCTGATTTGCAGCGATGGGCTCAACGACGGCGTGCAGGATGCCGAGATTGCCGGATTTCTGGGGGCTGTGAGCCGCGGCGAGATGACACTGGAGTCGGCCGCCGACGGACTCGTGCAACGCGCCAACCATCTGTCGGGACGCGACAACGTCACGGTGATCGTCGCGCGCTGCGTCGCCCTCGACGCGAAATAG
- a CDS encoding UDP-N-acetylmuramoyl-tripeptide--D-alanyl-D-alanine ligase, whose amino-acid sequence MPQFDTTELAAWSGGQWTGLPAVPVEGFAIDTRRIKAGQMFVALRTETRDGHDFLPAAAAAGAAAALVSTLRPDVDLPQLVVPHTLTAFQVIAREHRRNFPGPVAGISGSAGKTSTKDLLALLLGERALATEGNLNNHLGVPLTLTRLDPERHGYAIIEAGISGPDEMKPLAEMIEPDVAVITLVDRAHTAGLGDIDGVAREKALLPAAARETGVAILPDVVANLPAFQALPVRRLKVERADVIRPEPAARDTIYYAVSHRDARTGVSVAPVNDDAAPELYEFRRVSDGMTQNAVLAICVARWLGVEPAKIRERLIGWGAAPLRGEVRRDRGRLVYVDCYNANPAAMADALQVFKELTTDATARLYVLGGMEELGAESEAQHLGLGASLALGPHDRVLAIGTGNAAVREGARLQGASPDQIEIFDATEQIGHRMDDWTGPIFIKGSRRYHLETLLEESAVALH is encoded by the coding sequence GTGCCCCAATTCGACACCACAGAACTCGCCGCTTGGTCGGGTGGTCAATGGACCGGCTTACCGGCTGTCCCCGTGGAAGGGTTCGCCATCGACACCCGGCGAATCAAGGCGGGGCAAATGTTCGTCGCCCTGCGCACGGAAACGCGGGACGGTCACGACTTTTTGCCCGCCGCGGCCGCCGCCGGTGCCGCCGCGGCCCTGGTGAGCACGTTGCGGCCGGACGTGGATTTGCCGCAGCTGGTCGTCCCCCATACGCTGACCGCCTTTCAGGTCATTGCCCGCGAGCATCGGCGCAATTTTCCGGGGCCGGTGGCCGGGATCTCCGGCAGTGCGGGCAAGACCTCGACGAAGGATTTACTCGCGTTGCTGCTCGGGGAGCGCGCGTTGGCGACGGAAGGAAATCTGAACAACCACCTTGGCGTGCCGTTGACGCTGACCCGACTTGATCCCGAGCGGCACGGCTACGCGATCATCGAGGCGGGGATCAGTGGACCGGACGAAATGAAGCCGCTGGCGGAGATGATCGAGCCCGATGTGGCGGTCATCACGCTCGTCGATCGCGCCCACACCGCCGGGCTGGGGGACATCGATGGGGTGGCGCGCGAGAAAGCCCTGCTCCCGGCGGCCGCTCGCGAAACCGGCGTGGCGATTTTGCCGGATGTCGTGGCCAATTTACCGGCGTTCCAGGCGTTGCCGGTGCGTCGACTCAAAGTGGAACGAGCGGATGTGATTCGCCCGGAACCGGCGGCGCGAGACACGATTTATTACGCCGTGTCACATCGGGATGCGCGCACGGGAGTGAGCGTGGCGCCGGTCAACGACGATGCGGCGCCGGAGCTCTACGAATTCCGTCGGGTCAGCGATGGCATGACCCAGAATGCGGTGCTGGCGATTTGCGTGGCCCGATGGTTGGGCGTGGAGCCGGCAAAAATTCGCGAGCGGTTGATCGGGTGGGGCGCGGCACCGTTGCGCGGTGAAGTGCGGCGGGATCGTGGTCGCTTGGTTTACGTGGATTGCTACAACGCCAACCCTGCGGCCATGGCGGATGCGTTGCAGGTGTTCAAAGAACTGACGACTGATGCGACGGCGCGGCTCTATGTGCTCGGAGGCATGGAAGAACTGGGCGCGGAGTCGGAAGCTCAACATCTTGGTTTGGGCGCATCGTTGGCGCTGGGACCGCATGATCGCGTGCTGGCGATTGGCACCGGTAACGCAGCCGTCCGCGAAGGCGCGCGACTGCAAGGCGCGAGTCCCGACCAAATCGAGATATTCGATGCGACGGAGCAGATCGGACATCGGATGGACGACTGGACCGGACCGATATTCATCAAAGGCAGTCGCCGTTATCACTTGGAAACTTTGTTGGAGGAATCAGCCGTCGCGCTGCACTGA
- the lpxA gene encoding acyl-ACP--UDP-N-acetylglucosamine O-acyltransferase, with the protein MSTQIHPTAVVDPTAQLGADVDVGPLAFVGPGVELGDGTRLHHHAAVEGNTIMGAGCEVYPFANIGAKTQDLKYRGGNPGVRIGDRNVFREYVTVHTGTDPDAMTVVGHDNVLLAHCHVAHDCVLGNHIIASNSTGIAGHCVVEDHVVFGAVSGIHQFCRIGAHAMISAYAKIVQDIAPFMIADGQPAVIRAINKIGLERRGFTPEQLDRIKHLFRTLFRDGLNRSQALEKLKAHAAADSDEFRAVLAFAESSHRGLAPGA; encoded by the coding sequence CGATGTCGACGTCGGCCCACTGGCTTTTGTGGGGCCGGGCGTTGAGCTGGGCGACGGCACCCGGCTGCATCATCATGCCGCGGTCGAGGGCAATACCATCATGGGCGCGGGCTGCGAGGTTTACCCGTTTGCCAATATTGGAGCCAAAACCCAGGACCTGAAATACCGGGGAGGAAATCCCGGCGTGCGGATCGGCGACCGCAATGTATTTCGGGAGTATGTGACCGTGCATACCGGCACCGATCCCGATGCCATGACGGTGGTGGGTCACGACAACGTGCTGCTGGCTCATTGCCACGTCGCGCACGATTGCGTGCTCGGCAACCACATCATCGCCAGCAACAGCACAGGCATCGCCGGTCATTGCGTGGTCGAGGATCACGTGGTGTTCGGAGCTGTTTCCGGCATTCACCAGTTTTGCCGCATCGGCGCCCACGCCATGATCAGCGCTTACGCGAAAATCGTGCAGGACATCGCGCCGTTTATGATCGCCGACGGGCAACCCGCCGTGATTCGGGCGATCAACAAAATCGGTCTCGAACGCCGCGGTTTCACACCGGAGCAGCTCGATCGGATCAAGCATCTGTTCCGGACGCTGTTTCGCGACGGGCTCAACCGCAGCCAGGCCTTGGAAAAGCTCAAAGCGCACGCGGCCGCCGATTCCGATGAGTTTCGGGCGGTGCTGGCGTTTGCGGAGTCCAGCCACCGCGGTCTCGCGCCCGGCGCTTAA
- the hisI gene encoding phosphoribosyl-AMP cyclohydrolase: MAVFPERTTRAEVELGSTLQPKFGPDGLIPCITQDHATGEVLMFAFMNAESLGLTLSSGKATYWSRSRSKLWMKGEESGNVQLVREIRTDCDQDVVLIKVEQSGPANASCHNGYKSCFYRRLVDPADPTFKLETTTEPLFDPKTVYKK; encoded by the coding sequence ATGGCCGTATTTCCAGAACGCACCACCCGCGCCGAGGTTGAACTCGGTTCCACGCTCCAGCCCAAATTCGGGCCCGACGGACTCATTCCGTGCATCACGCAGGATCACGCCACCGGAGAAGTGCTGATGTTTGCCTTCATGAACGCGGAGTCACTCGGACTCACCCTGTCGAGCGGCAAGGCCACCTACTGGAGCCGCTCCCGGTCGAAGTTGTGGATGAAGGGCGAGGAATCCGGCAACGTGCAGCTGGTGCGGGAAATCCGCACGGACTGCGATCAGGATGTGGTGTTGATCAAGGTCGAACAATCCGGCCCCGCCAACGCCTCCTGCCACAATGGCTACAAGAGCTGCTTTTACCGCCGTTTGGTGGATCCGGCGGACCCGACCTTTAAGCTCGAGACCACCACGGAGCCGCTGTTCGACCCCAAGACCGTCTATAAAAAGTAG
- the mraY gene encoding phospho-N-acetylmuramoyl-pentapeptide-transferase, which translates to MLSYLAEYEHIWGPLRVLRYLTLRALLAAGTATVVGFIIGPWLIAKLQRLKLGQHYDDDRTGDLATRFDKKNTPTMGGLLIYISVAISTLLWAEPNVWVLTSLFVYTALTVVGFRDDYLKAVKKNRDGISSREKLFWQTAVTTIALVLLATNPTSQAHIRELWVPFFKEPIFLFLGVSGMILLFVMMFFWVVGFSNAINLTDGLDGLAIGCTITVALVYGIMAYAAGNTRIADYLLIGYVPRAGELAVICSALVGAGMAFLWYNSHPAEVFMGDTGSLALGGLIGVIAFMVQQPLTLIVVGGVFVAEALSVIIQVGYFKSTRRRFGEGRRFFRMAPIHHHFQKRGWPETKVVLRFWILSLMCALAGLGTLKLR; encoded by the coding sequence ATGTTATCTTACCTCGCCGAATACGAACACATCTGGGGGCCTCTGCGCGTGCTGCGTTATCTTACGCTGCGAGCGTTGTTGGCCGCGGGCACTGCGACCGTGGTGGGTTTCATTATCGGACCCTGGTTGATTGCGAAACTGCAACGACTCAAACTTGGACAACATTACGACGACGATCGCACCGGTGATCTGGCGACGCGCTTCGACAAGAAGAACACGCCGACCATGGGCGGATTGCTGATCTATATTTCCGTGGCGATCAGCACCCTGCTGTGGGCGGAACCCAATGTGTGGGTGCTCACGTCGCTGTTTGTTTACACCGCGCTGACGGTGGTGGGGTTTCGCGATGATTACCTGAAGGCGGTGAAAAAGAATCGGGACGGAATTTCGTCGCGCGAAAAACTTTTCTGGCAGACGGCCGTCACCACGATTGCGCTGGTCTTGTTGGCCACGAACCCAACCAGTCAGGCTCACATACGAGAGCTGTGGGTGCCGTTTTTCAAGGAACCCATTTTCCTGTTTCTGGGGGTCAGCGGAATGATTCTGCTGTTTGTGATGATGTTCTTCTGGGTGGTGGGATTCAGTAATGCGATCAACCTGACCGATGGACTCGATGGCCTGGCCATTGGCTGCACGATCACGGTGGCCCTCGTCTACGGCATCATGGCGTATGCGGCCGGCAATACCCGCATCGCGGACTATCTTTTGATCGGCTACGTGCCGCGGGCGGGGGAGCTTGCGGTTATTTGCAGCGCGCTCGTCGGAGCGGGCATGGCGTTTTTATGGTATAACTCTCATCCGGCGGAGGTGTTCATGGGTGACACCGGATCGCTGGCCTTGGGCGGTTTGATCGGCGTGATTGCGTTCATGGTGCAACAACCGCTTACCCTCATCGTGGTGGGCGGCGTCTTCGTGGCCGAGGCGTTGTCGGTCATCATTCAGGTGGGCTATTTCAAATCTACTCGACGCCGATTTGGGGAAGGCCGGCGGTTTTTCCGCATGGCTCCGATACACCATCATTTTCAAAAACGAGGCTGGCCGGAAACCAAAGTCGTGCTGAGGTTTTGGATACTTTCTTTGATGTGCGCCCTGGCCGGACTCGGCACGCTGAAACTGCGCTAG
- a CDS encoding peptidoglycan D,D-transpeptidase FtsI family protein, which produces MSKGFASSYRLVLVATTILVGFVGVGARLVHLHVLDRERLVSYVNRARRTVETDQARRGDIVDAKGDVLATSRTLVELAVDPWALVEYIEQTEKRSVDQAVLIESIERNKRLELARILDLAPAEVESYWTPGYRDNRVKSRWVKLHDGVAESVFNQLTAIDVSELGPEATRHYDSNHGLPRGLTVRRMYQRVYPRKQLAAHIIGFVNQEDQPSGGVEAFADFYLRGQDGWTESEKDGRRREMAQFRTREVPAADGFSVMLSIDSVVQHLIESELTRIATEYQPQKASIIVTDAESGFILGMGNYPTFDLNAYGSAPMEVQRNVAVTDLLDPGSTFKIVAASGALEEGLVTPRTLFNCSIDSIEYRGRERRFMPDDHVYDHPLSVSEIISHSSNIGAAQLGMKLGERGLYDFARKFGFGEKSGFPLGYESQGLLNTPDKWSALEITRIPAGYSISATPLQIHYAMATIASGGELLQPQLVREIRDLNGEAIYNLGGIVRRRVMQERVAGQMARMLMGVTEDGTAKAAAIPGYQIAGKTGTAQKLVDGRYSKKHHVGSFVGFFPATDPKVVVTVIVDDARVTTGSRVNYGSVVAVPTFRRVAERLISYLDIKPVDDSNSSQLALEGGRR; this is translated from the coding sequence ATGTCCAAGGGCTTCGCTTCCAGCTATCGTCTTGTTCTCGTCGCCACCACGATTCTCGTGGGGTTCGTCGGCGTGGGGGCGCGGCTGGTGCACTTGCACGTGCTGGATCGCGAACGCTTGGTCAGTTACGTCAATCGGGCCCGGCGCACGGTCGAAACGGATCAGGCGCGTCGGGGCGATATTGTCGATGCCAAGGGCGATGTGCTGGCCACCTCCCGCACGCTGGTGGAACTGGCGGTCGATCCCTGGGCATTGGTCGAATATATCGAGCAGACGGAAAAGCGCAGTGTCGACCAAGCCGTTTTGATCGAGTCGATCGAGCGCAACAAACGCCTCGAACTGGCTCGCATCCTCGACCTCGCTCCGGCCGAAGTCGAATCGTATTGGACTCCCGGATACCGCGACAACCGGGTGAAGTCGCGTTGGGTCAAACTGCACGACGGGGTGGCCGAGAGCGTTTTCAACCAACTCACCGCCATTGATGTCAGCGAGCTGGGGCCCGAGGCCACGCGCCACTACGACAGCAATCACGGGTTGCCGCGCGGACTGACGGTGCGCCGCATGTATCAACGGGTTTATCCCCGCAAACAGCTCGCGGCGCACATCATCGGTTTCGTGAATCAGGAGGACCAACCCTCCGGCGGGGTCGAGGCATTTGCCGATTTTTATTTGCGCGGTCAGGACGGTTGGACCGAGTCCGAAAAAGATGGTCGTCGCCGGGAGATGGCGCAATTTCGAACGCGCGAGGTGCCCGCCGCCGACGGCTTCAGCGTGATGCTCTCCATTGATTCGGTGGTGCAACACCTCATCGAATCGGAGCTCACCCGCATCGCGACCGAATACCAGCCGCAGAAGGCCTCGATCATCGTGACCGATGCGGAGAGCGGGTTCATCCTTGGGATGGGCAACTACCCGACATTTGATCTCAATGCCTACGGCTCCGCGCCCATGGAGGTGCAGCGCAACGTGGCCGTGACTGATCTGCTCGACCCGGGCTCGACTTTCAAGATTGTCGCGGCCTCCGGAGCGTTGGAAGAGGGTCTGGTCACCCCGCGGACTTTGTTCAATTGTTCCATCGACTCGATCGAGTATCGCGGGCGCGAGCGGCGGTTCATGCCGGACGATCATGTCTACGACCATCCGTTGTCGGTGTCCGAAATCATCTCGCATTCGAGTAACATCGGGGCGGCCCAACTGGGCATGAAACTGGGCGAGCGCGGCCTCTACGATTTTGCCCGCAAGTTTGGCTTCGGGGAGAAGAGCGGATTTCCGCTCGGTTACGAAAGCCAGGGCCTGCTGAACACGCCCGACAAATGGAGCGCGCTGGAAATCACGCGTATCCCCGCCGGTTACAGCATCTCGGCCACGCCGCTGCAGATCCACTACGCCATGGCCACGATTGCCAGCGGGGGAGAGTTGTTGCAGCCGCAGCTCGTGCGCGAAATCCGCGACCTGAACGGTGAGGCGATCTACAACCTGGGCGGCATCGTGCGCCGCCGGGTCATGCAGGAACGCGTCGCCGGACAAATGGCCCGCATGCTCATGGGCGTGACCGAAGACGGCACCGCCAAGGCCGCCGCGATTCCCGGTTACCAGATCGCGGGTAAAACGGGCACGGCCCAGAAACTCGTGGATGGCCGTTACTCCAAGAAGCACCACGTGGGCTCCTTCGTCGGGTTCTTTCCCGCCACCGACCCGAAGGTCGTCGTCACGGTGATCGTGGACGACGCGCGCGTCACCACGGGTTCCCGCGTCAACTACGGTTCGGTGGTGGCCGTGCCGACCTTCCGCCGCGTCGCGGAACGCCTGATTTCATATCTCGATATTAAACCTGTGGATGACTCGAACTCATCCCAACTAGCATTGGAAGGAGGCCGACGGTGA